The Sorangiineae bacterium MSr11367 genome window below encodes:
- a CDS encoding glucosidase, translating into MTRPVPTKKECDRLQEAHAGRKWRRWGTYLSLRQWGTVREDYSAGGDAWRYLTYEDAIARAYRWGEDGLLGISDNRGLVHFAPALWNESDPILKERLFGLSGPEGNHGEDVKEVYYFLDGTPTHSYAKAIYKYPQRRFPCEDIREAAARAGRNVREPEIWDFGVFDDDAYFDVVVEYAKVDVEDVIIRLTVTNRGRTAAPVHLLPTIWFRNTWSWQEPVLEDSFFWAESPKRGHRTIAMQQTHLGARRLYIEAPAHQASEEGPELLFTENETNFELLNGTPNRTPYTKDAFHRYVIAGETTAVNPEKRGSKAAAHVRWVLGPGESKVMHLRFTDTRLEAPFSDIGALFEERIADANAFYDGIMPCGLSQEERAVYRQAMAGLLWTKQFYYFDVDRWLRGDPAYPAPPPERLNGRNNDWRSLYNSEILSVPDKWEFPWYAAWDLAFHCVPFALIDAEFARTQLTLLLREWYMHPNGRLPAYEWAFGDVNPPVHAWAALRVYQIERRMTGHLDRPFLESVFHKLMLNFTWWVNRKDADGKNVFEGGFLGLDNIGVFDRSNALPEGGTLEQADATSWMGMYCLNLLSMSLELARENPSYQDVANKYFEHFLYIARAMNGNPSSRFGKDKKKAMKEGEDSVCLWDEEDGFFYDVLRLPGNQYAPLKVRSMVGIIPLFAVETVDDELLQQFPAFVKRVRWFVVNRPELGAYLAQFQGFGQAGPGGRHILSLVGPERLVRILRRVLDENEFLSPYGIRSLSRVHRDKPYSLAINGAMHQVAYEPGESGSGLFGGNSNWRGPIWFPVNYLLIEALQKYHHFYGDELKVECPTGSGKWMNLWDVSSELSRRLASLFLRGKDGRRPIDGSQEKLERDPHFRDYLIFPEYFHGDTGAGLGANHQTGWTALVAKLLQQSPLWREREKEK; encoded by the coding sequence TCGCGCCAGCCTTGTGGAATGAAAGCGATCCCATCTTAAAAGAGCGCCTCTTCGGTCTCAGCGGGCCGGAAGGCAACCACGGCGAGGATGTCAAAGAGGTTTACTACTTCCTCGACGGCACCCCCACGCACTCGTACGCCAAGGCCATTTACAAATATCCGCAGCGGCGATTTCCCTGCGAGGACATCCGCGAGGCGGCTGCGCGTGCTGGCCGGAACGTCAGGGAGCCGGAGATTTGGGACTTCGGCGTCTTCGACGACGATGCGTACTTCGACGTGGTCGTGGAATACGCCAAGGTCGACGTCGAGGACGTGATCATCCGCCTCACGGTGACCAACCGCGGCCGCACCGCCGCGCCCGTGCACCTGTTGCCCACCATCTGGTTTCGCAACACGTGGAGCTGGCAGGAGCCCGTGCTCGAGGACAGCTTTTTCTGGGCCGAGTCACCGAAGCGTGGCCACCGGACCATCGCGATGCAGCAGACCCACCTCGGTGCGCGCCGCCTGTACATCGAGGCGCCGGCTCACCAGGCGAGCGAGGAAGGCCCCGAGCTTCTCTTTACCGAGAACGAGACGAACTTCGAGCTCCTCAATGGGACGCCGAATCGGACGCCGTACACCAAGGACGCGTTCCACCGCTACGTCATCGCGGGCGAAACCACCGCGGTGAACCCCGAAAAGCGCGGAAGCAAGGCGGCGGCGCACGTGCGCTGGGTGCTCGGTCCGGGTGAATCGAAGGTGATGCATCTTCGATTCACGGATACGCGCCTCGAGGCACCGTTTTCGGACATCGGTGCGCTCTTCGAGGAGCGCATCGCCGATGCCAATGCCTTTTACGACGGCATCATGCCGTGTGGACTCTCCCAGGAAGAGCGCGCCGTCTACCGCCAGGCGATGGCCGGTCTTCTATGGACCAAGCAATTTTACTACTTCGACGTGGACCGCTGGCTGCGCGGCGACCCGGCGTACCCTGCGCCGCCCCCGGAACGATTGAACGGGCGCAACAACGACTGGCGCAGCCTTTACAATAGCGAAATTCTATCGGTTCCCGACAAATGGGAATTCCCCTGGTACGCGGCCTGGGATCTCGCATTCCATTGTGTGCCCTTCGCGCTCATCGATGCGGAGTTCGCCCGCACGCAGCTGACGCTCTTGTTGCGTGAATGGTACATGCACCCCAACGGACGCCTGCCCGCCTACGAATGGGCCTTCGGCGACGTCAATCCGCCCGTCCACGCATGGGCCGCGCTGCGCGTCTACCAGATCGAGCGGCGCATGACCGGCCATCTCGATCGCCCCTTCCTGGAGAGCGTCTTTCATAAATTGATGTTGAACTTCACCTGGTGGGTGAATCGCAAAGACGCCGATGGGAAAAACGTCTTCGAAGGCGGCTTTCTCGGATTGGACAACATTGGTGTTTTCGACCGAAGCAATGCCTTGCCCGAGGGCGGCACGCTCGAACAGGCCGATGCCACGAGCTGGATGGGCATGTATTGCCTCAACCTCCTCAGCATGTCTCTGGAACTCGCGCGCGAGAATCCCAGTTACCAGGATGTGGCGAACAAGTATTTCGAGCACTTCCTTTACATCGCGCGCGCGATGAATGGGAATCCGTCCTCGCGATTCGGCAAGGACAAAAAAAAGGCCATGAAGGAGGGCGAGGATTCCGTTTGCCTCTGGGACGAGGAGGACGGCTTCTTCTACGACGTGCTCCGTCTGCCCGGCAATCAGTACGCGCCGCTCAAGGTGCGCTCGATGGTGGGCATCATTCCGCTCTTTGCGGTGGAGACCGTCGACGACGAGCTTTTGCAGCAGTTTCCTGCATTCGTCAAACGGGTGCGTTGGTTCGTGGTGAATCGGCCGGAGCTCGGCGCGTACCTGGCGCAGTTTCAAGGGTTCGGGCAGGCCGGGCCCGGGGGGCGGCACATTCTGTCGCTGGTGGGCCCCGAGCGCCTGGTGCGCATTCTGCGCCGCGTGCTCGACGAAAACGAGTTTCTCTCGCCTTACGGGATTCGCTCTTTGTCGCGTGTGCACCGCGACAAGCCGTATTCGCTGGCCATCAACGGCGCCATGCACCAAGTGGCTTACGAGCCAGGGGAATCGGGCAGCGGCCTCTTTGGCGGAAATTCGAATTGGCGCGGGCCGATTTGGTTTCCGGTGAATTACCTGCTCATCGAAGCGCTGCAGAAGTATCACCACTTCTACGGGGACGAGCTCAAGGTGGAATGCCCCACCGGCTCCGGAAAGTGGATGAATCTGTGGGACGTGAGCTCCGAGCTATCGCGCCGCCTGGCCAGCCTGTTTCTACGCGGCAAGGACGGGCGCCGCCCCATCGATGGATCGCAGGAGAAGCTCGAACGCGATCCGCATTTTCGCGATTATCTGATCTTTCCCGAATATTTCCACGGTGACACGGGCGCAGGTTTGGGGGCCAACCACCAGACGGGTTGGACCGCGCTGGTGGCCAAGTTGCTTCAGCAGAGTCCTCTGTGGCGCGAGCGCGAGAAGGAAAAATGA
- a CDS encoding class I SAM-dependent methyltransferase, with protein MTTKSGGGERFDEAYYQRFYESKETRVYGKDSIAHLARGVTEMIAWYGGDIRSVLDIGAGTGLWRDWFAANKKNVHYLSTEVSEHACKKYGHKQCDISVWRTREQFDLVICQGVLPYLDGDAATRAIENIASMSNGFLYLEAVTKYDLEEICDRDFTDTSQRARTAKWYRTRLDKFYTPLGCGLYYSKRGHLTFYELEKA; from the coding sequence ATGACGACAAAGAGTGGTGGCGGTGAACGTTTCGACGAGGCTTATTACCAGCGCTTTTACGAATCCAAAGAGACGCGCGTTTACGGCAAAGACTCCATCGCCCACCTGGCGCGCGGCGTGACCGAGATGATTGCCTGGTACGGCGGCGACATTCGCTCGGTGCTGGACATCGGCGCGGGCACGGGCCTCTGGCGCGATTGGTTTGCCGCCAACAAGAAGAACGTGCACTACCTCTCCACCGAGGTCAGCGAACACGCGTGCAAAAAATACGGCCACAAGCAGTGCGATATTTCCGTATGGCGCACGCGCGAGCAATTCGATTTGGTCATCTGCCAAGGTGTTCTCCCGTACCTCGACGGCGACGCGGCTACACGGGCCATCGAGAACATTGCCTCCATGAGCAATGGCTTTCTCTATTTGGAAGCCGTGACCAAATACGACCTCGAGGAAATCTGCGATCGCGATTTCACCGACACCTCGCAGCGCGCACGCACCGCCAAATGGTACCGCACGCGCTTGGACAAGTTCTATACGCCGCTAGGGTGCGGGCTTTACTATTCCAAACGCGGGCATTTGACGTTCTACGAGTTGGAAAAAGCCTGA
- a CDS encoding lysophospholipase has protein sequence MTELYSIDNGAGWRLSLKRIAPTGPAKGRPALIVPGYGMNSFIFGFHPHGLSLEEYLASRGIEVWSVDLREQGRSERTFGNNRYGLAEMVDDTAVAIDHVLTHTKTGAKEIDLIGASLGAALMFGYMARTKNAPVRCLVNVGGLVSWVKIHPAVRAAFYSSRLIGLVRLRGTRKLAGLALPVLAKYAPRVLSVYMNASSTDTSQAATMVQTVEDPNPYVNMDIARWMAERDLILRGVNVSRALADMHHPFLCIVANDDGIVPPETARAPYDSIGSDDKELLAVGDPTFPMAHADLFLSTGCQDKVFDKLASFLLAR, from the coding sequence ATGACAGAACTCTACAGCATCGACAACGGCGCCGGCTGGCGCCTCTCCCTCAAGCGCATCGCGCCCACCGGCCCTGCCAAAGGCCGCCCTGCCCTCATCGTTCCCGGCTACGGGATGAACTCGTTCATCTTCGGCTTTCACCCCCACGGCCTTTCGCTCGAGGAGTACCTCGCGTCGCGCGGCATCGAAGTGTGGAGCGTCGATCTGCGCGAGCAAGGCCGCTCGGAGCGCACCTTCGGCAACAACCGCTACGGCCTCGCCGAGATGGTCGACGACACCGCGGTGGCCATCGACCATGTTCTGACGCACACGAAGACGGGCGCCAAGGAGATCGATCTCATCGGCGCCAGCCTGGGTGCCGCATTGATGTTCGGCTACATGGCGCGCACGAAGAACGCGCCCGTGCGCTGCCTGGTGAACGTCGGCGGCTTGGTCTCGTGGGTGAAGATCCACCCCGCCGTGCGCGCGGCCTTTTATTCGAGCCGCCTCATCGGACTGGTTCGCCTGCGCGGGACGCGCAAACTCGCCGGACTGGCCCTCCCGGTGCTCGCCAAATACGCACCACGCGTGCTCTCGGTGTACATGAACGCGAGCTCCACCGACACGAGCCAAGCCGCCACAATGGTGCAGACGGTGGAAGATCCCAACCCCTACGTCAACATGGACATCGCCCGTTGGATGGCCGAACGCGATCTCATCCTGCGCGGGGTCAACGTCTCGCGCGCCCTCGCCGACATGCACCATCCCTTCTTGTGCATCGTGGCCAACGACGACGGCATCGTCCCCCCCGAAACCGCCCGCGCCCCCTACGACAGCATCGGCTCCGACGACAAAGAGCTCCTCGCCGTAGGCGACCCCACCTTCCCCATGGCCCACGCCGATTTGTTCCTGTCGACGGGCTGCCAGGACAAAGTCTTCGACAAGCTGGCGAGCTTCCTTTTGGCGCGATGA
- a CDS encoding class I SAM-dependent rRNA methyltransferase, whose protein sequence is MRKLESKTDDVGAPSARRLEVGAAAVEKLRRGHPWVWQRTVQRGLEGVEPGQDVLVVAPDGSVLGRGLADPASPIAARLFTGADGAKTRIDRALFARRIASAFAVRARLFADGQTNAYRLLHGEGDRLPGFVLDRYDRVAVLRTDGEGAAARAEEFVQAAWPELEKLGIETLLVREGKKAREGKPSAAKATTLRGPEPKERVAVREHGVGFMVDVLQGQKTGAFLDQRENRWRAGGLAPGRRVLNLFSYAGGFSLFAALGGATHVTSVDIAAGAHAAAQASFRLAGVEPGAHAFVTADAFAFLADAKRRGTVWDLVISDPPSFASNEKSLGRALAAYRALHRACAEVLAPGGIFCAASCSSHVDTESFLTTLDDAATNRTELRLLEHHGAPPDHPTLPAWPEGRYLKFAVLG, encoded by the coding sequence ATGAGAAAACTCGAGTCGAAGACCGACGACGTCGGCGCGCCTTCTGCCCGCCGCCTCGAGGTCGGAGCCGCAGCGGTTGAAAAACTCCGCCGCGGGCACCCGTGGGTATGGCAACGAACCGTGCAGCGGGGCCTCGAGGGTGTCGAACCCGGCCAAGACGTCCTGGTGGTGGCGCCGGATGGCAGCGTGCTTGGCCGAGGCCTCGCCGATCCCGCGTCCCCCATCGCCGCACGCCTTTTCACCGGTGCCGATGGCGCGAAGACGCGCATCGATCGCGCCCTGTTCGCGCGGCGCATCGCCTCGGCGTTCGCCGTGCGCGCGCGCCTCTTCGCCGATGGCCAGACCAACGCCTACCGCCTCTTGCACGGTGAGGGCGATCGCCTTCCAGGCTTCGTGCTCGACCGCTACGACCGCGTGGCCGTGCTCCGCACCGACGGAGAAGGTGCGGCCGCACGCGCGGAGGAGTTCGTGCAGGCCGCCTGGCCCGAACTGGAAAAATTGGGCATCGAGACCTTGCTCGTGCGCGAGGGGAAAAAGGCGCGCGAAGGCAAGCCTTCCGCGGCAAAGGCGACCACGTTGCGCGGTCCCGAGCCCAAGGAGCGAGTGGCGGTGCGCGAGCACGGCGTCGGCTTCATGGTGGACGTGCTCCAAGGCCAGAAGACCGGTGCCTTCCTCGACCAGCGCGAAAACCGCTGGCGCGCAGGCGGGCTCGCTCCGGGGCGGCGCGTGCTCAATCTTTTTTCGTACGCGGGCGGTTTCTCGCTCTTTGCCGCGCTGGGCGGGGCGACGCACGTCACCAGCGTGGACATCGCCGCCGGGGCGCACGCCGCCGCCCAGGCGAGCTTTCGCTTGGCCGGTGTCGAGCCGGGCGCGCATGCCTTCGTCACCGCCGACGCGTTCGCCTTTCTCGCCGACGCCAAGCGCCGCGGAACGGTCTGGGACCTCGTCATCAGCGATCCACCGAGCTTCGCGTCCAACGAGAAATCGCTGGGCCGCGCCCTCGCCGCCTACCGCGCCCTGCACCGCGCGTGCGCCGAGGTGCTCGCCCCCGGCGGCATCTTCTGCGCGGCGTCTTGCTCGAGCCACGTGGACACGGAGAGCTTCCTCACGACCCTCGACGACGCGGCCACGAACCGCACCGAGCTGCGCCTTCTCGAGCATCACGGCGCACCGCCGGACCATCCAACCCTGCCGGCATGGCCCGAAGGGCGTTACCTCAAGTTTGCCGTTCTCGGATGA